The following proteins are encoded in a genomic region of Mycobacterium sp. 155:
- a CDS encoding nucleoside deaminase, with product MNSSDETLIRAALDAAGMAGPRDVPIGAVVFAADGTELARAANVREATGDPAGHAEIVAMRAAAQVLGDGWRLEGTTLAVTVEPCTMCAGALVLARVARVVFGAWEPKTGAVGSLWDVVRDRRLNHRPDVVGGVLADECAGLLEEFFARQR from the coding sequence GTGAATTCGTCTGACGAAACCCTGATCCGCGCTGCTCTGGACGCTGCCGGCATGGCCGGTCCCCGCGATGTGCCGATCGGTGCGGTCGTCTTTGCGGCCGACGGTACCGAGCTGGCCCGGGCCGCCAACGTCCGTGAGGCCACGGGTGACCCGGCCGGACATGCCGAGATCGTTGCGATGCGCGCGGCCGCGCAGGTGCTCGGTGACGGTTGGCGGCTGGAGGGCACCACCCTGGCCGTGACCGTCGAACCCTGCACGATGTGCGCGGGTGCGTTGGTATTGGCCCGGGTGGCGCGAGTGGTGTTCGGGGCCTGGGAACCCAAGACCGGAGCGGTCGGTTCGCTGTGGGACGTGGTGCGAGACCGTCGGCTCAACCATCGGCCGGACGTGGTGGGCGGGGTGCTGGCCGACGAGTGCGCGGGCCTGCTGGAGGAGTTTTTCGCGCGTCAACGGTGA
- a CDS encoding ABC transporter permease, whose translation MRYLLTHLDTLWALTIVHLRLSLVPIVLGLLIAVPLGAVVQRTTTLRRLTTVIASIIFTIPSLALFVVLPLIIPTRILDEANVIVALTLYTTALLVRAVPEALDAVPEPVRDAATAVGYRPLVRMVKVELPLSIPVLIAGIRVVAVTNISMVSVGSVIGIGGLGTWFTEGYQANKSSQIVAGIIAIFVLAVVIDTLIMLLGKAITPWTRTSRTPRAKAAV comes from the coding sequence ATGCGGTATCTGCTGACCCATCTCGACACGCTCTGGGCGTTGACCATCGTGCATCTGCGGTTGTCGCTGGTGCCGATTGTGTTGGGATTGCTGATCGCGGTGCCGTTGGGTGCAGTGGTGCAACGCACCACCACGCTGCGACGGTTGACCACTGTCATCGCCAGCATCATCTTCACCATTCCCTCGCTGGCGCTGTTCGTGGTGCTGCCGCTGATCATCCCGACCCGCATCCTGGACGAGGCCAATGTCATTGTGGCGCTGACTCTCTACACCACCGCCCTGCTGGTACGAGCGGTCCCCGAGGCGCTGGATGCGGTGCCTGAGCCGGTCCGGGACGCCGCCACCGCCGTCGGCTACCGGCCGCTGGTTCGGATGGTGAAAGTGGAACTGCCACTGTCGATTCCGGTTCTCATCGCCGGGATCAGAGTGGTCGCCGTGACCAACATCTCGATGGTGTCGGTGGGTTCGGTGATCGGTATCGGCGGGTTGGGCACCTGGTTCACCGAGGGCTATCAGGCCAACAAGAGCAGTCAGATCGTGGCAGGCATCATTGCGATCTTCGTGCTGGCCGTCGTGATCGATACCCTGATCATGCTTCTGGGCAAAGCCATCACGCCCTGGACCCGCACGTCCCGTACGCCTCGCGCCAAGGCGGCAGTATGA
- a CDS encoding ABC transporter ATP-binding protein — protein MITFTDVTKRYPDGTVAVDTLNLEVPQGTLTVFVGPSGCGKTTSMRMINRMIEPTSGTLTVDGRDVTTVDPVKLRLGMGYVIQSGGLMPHQRVIDNVATVPVLQGESRRAARKSAYSVLERVGLDPKLANRYPAQLSGGQQQRVGVARALAADPPILLMDEPFSAVDPVVREDLQTEILRLQNELRKTIVFVTHDIDEAVKLGDKVAVFGRGGVLQQYDAPARLLSNPANDLVAGFVGADRGYRGLQFLHATGLPLHDIWHVGESEVDTLELRPGDWVLVTQPDGVPYAWINAEGVEVHRSGKSLYDSTIAGGSLFRPDGTLRLALDAALSSPSGLGVAVDENEQVIGGIRAEDVLAALADQRQIPELGC, from the coding sequence ATGATCACATTCACCGACGTCACCAAGCGGTATCCGGATGGCACAGTCGCGGTCGACACCCTCAATCTTGAGGTGCCGCAAGGCACCTTGACGGTGTTCGTCGGGCCGTCGGGCTGCGGTAAGACCACGTCGATGCGGATGATCAACCGAATGATCGAGCCCACCTCGGGCACCCTGACCGTCGACGGACGTGACGTCACCACAGTCGACCCGGTCAAGCTCCGGTTGGGCATGGGTTACGTCATCCAGAGCGGTGGGCTGATGCCACATCAGCGGGTGATCGACAACGTGGCGACGGTCCCGGTGCTGCAAGGTGAATCACGGCGTGCCGCACGTAAATCCGCCTACAGTGTGCTGGAGCGAGTGGGCTTGGACCCCAAGCTGGCCAACCGGTACCCGGCCCAGCTCTCCGGCGGCCAGCAGCAGCGTGTCGGGGTGGCCCGCGCATTGGCCGCTGACCCGCCGATCCTGTTGATGGATGAGCCGTTCTCGGCGGTCGACCCGGTGGTTCGGGAGGATCTGCAGACCGAAATCCTGCGTCTGCAAAACGAATTGCGCAAGACGATCGTGTTCGTCACGCACGACATCGACGAGGCTGTCAAGCTCGGGGACAAGGTCGCGGTGTTCGGCCGCGGTGGTGTGCTGCAGCAGTACGACGCCCCGGCACGCTTGCTGTCAAACCCGGCCAATGACCTGGTCGCCGGATTCGTCGGTGCCGACCGTGGTTATCGCGGGCTGCAGTTTCTGCACGCCACGGGGCTGCCGCTGCACGACATCTGGCATGTCGGCGAATCGGAGGTCGACACGCTCGAGCTCCGGCCCGGCGACTGGGTGCTGGTGACGCAGCCAGACGGGGTGCCCTACGCGTGGATCAATGCCGAAGGCGTCGAGGTACACCGCAGCGGAAAATCGCTGTACGACAGCACGATCGCGGGCGGGTCTCTGTTCCGGCCGGACGGTACCCTGCGGCTGGCTCTTGATGCGGCACTGTCCTCGCCGTCGGGTCTCGGGGTCGCGGTCGACGAGAATGAACAGGTCATCGGCGGCATACGGGCCGAGGATGTGCTGGCGGCCCTCGCCGATCAGCGGCAGATACCCGAATTGGGGTGCTGA
- a CDS encoding putative glycolipid-binding domain-containing protein: protein MSEAVHTDEQTSEPGSAWPAVLTWRARDVPRMESVRVQLSGNRIKAYGRIVAAATASHPAFSASYDLVTDEAGATRRLSLTVTLAERERQLSVARDEENMWLVQDHNQTKRSSYAGALDVDVVFSPFFNALPIRRTGLYLKNESVTLPVVYVRLPELSVEAATISYTSAETGIELSSPVSQTTITVDPYGFILDYPGLAERI from the coding sequence GTGAGTGAAGCGGTACACACAGACGAGCAGACGAGCGAGCCGGGGTCGGCCTGGCCGGCTGTCCTGACGTGGCGGGCGCGCGATGTACCCCGGATGGAGTCGGTACGTGTGCAGCTGTCGGGGAACCGCATCAAGGCCTACGGGCGAATAGTGGCTGCTGCCACCGCGTCTCACCCAGCGTTCTCGGCATCCTATGATCTGGTGACCGACGAGGCGGGGGCGACGAGACGGCTTTCGCTCACGGTGACCCTCGCCGAGCGGGAACGCCAGCTCTCGGTCGCCCGCGACGAAGAGAATATGTGGCTGGTCCAGGACCACAACCAGACCAAGCGATCAAGCTACGCCGGCGCGCTAGATGTCGACGTCGTTTTCAGCCCGTTCTTCAATGCGCTGCCGATTCGTCGGACGGGCCTCTACCTGAAGAACGAATCGGTGACGCTTCCGGTCGTCTATGTCCGCTTGCCCGAGCTGTCGGTCGAGGCCGCCACCATCAGCTACACCAGCGCGGAGACGGGCATCGAGCTGTCCTCGCCCGTGTCGCAGACGACCATTACCGTCGACCCGTACGGCTTTATTCTCGACTACCCAGGACTGGCAGAGCGGATCTGA
- a CDS encoding alkyl/aryl-sulfatase — MEQKPPTAVVESANRASLDKLPFHDTRDFADADRGFIGALEPCVVTAADSRVVWDNDSYGFLDGDAPTTVHPSLWRQSQLCAKQGLYEVVEGIYQVRGLDLSNISFIEGDTGIIVIDPLISTETAAAALALYRSHRGNRPVIAVIYTHSHADHFGGVLGVTNQDDVDAGKVAIIAPEHFTEHAVQENVYAGTAMTRRAAYMYGLALARGPQGQVGCGLGQAGSTGEVALIVPTLDIRETGETHTIDGVEIEFQMAPGTEAPAEMHFYFPKFRALCMAENATHNLHNLLTLRGALVRDPHGWSGYLTEAIDSFADRTDVVFASHHWPTWGRDNIVEFLSLQRDLYAYLHDQTLRLLNQGYTGVEIAEQFQMPPALEAAWNTHGYYGSVNHNVKAVYQRYMGWFDGNPGRLWPHPPEALGPRYVEAIGGIDRVVELARAAADTGDFRWAATLLDHAIFTDENHAAARELYSDTLEQLAYGAENATWRNFFLSGATELREGNFGTPTQTTSPTVLAQLTPEQMFDTFAISVNGPRAWDLDIAVDIAFVDTGSNYRLTLRNGVLVYRKVPADQSTAQATVTLANKLRLLSFAAGDATSPGLETTGDSAVLVSLVAVLDRPDPDFDIITP, encoded by the coding sequence ATGGAGCAGAAGCCGCCCACTGCAGTCGTCGAATCCGCCAATCGGGCCAGCTTGGACAAGTTGCCCTTCCACGACACCCGAGACTTCGCCGACGCCGACCGCGGATTCATCGGTGCGCTAGAACCCTGCGTCGTCACCGCCGCCGACAGCCGAGTGGTGTGGGACAACGACTCCTACGGGTTCCTCGACGGAGATGCGCCCACAACCGTGCACCCGAGCCTGTGGCGGCAGAGTCAACTGTGCGCCAAGCAAGGCCTGTACGAGGTGGTCGAGGGCATCTATCAGGTGCGCGGGCTCGACCTTTCGAACATCAGCTTCATCGAGGGCGACACCGGCATCATCGTCATCGACCCACTGATCTCCACCGAAACCGCCGCGGCCGCGCTCGCGCTGTACCGGTCCCACCGCGGAAATCGTCCAGTCATCGCTGTCATTTACACCCACAGCCACGCCGACCATTTCGGCGGAGTGCTCGGGGTGACCAATCAGGACGACGTCGACGCGGGCAAGGTGGCGATCATCGCTCCCGAACATTTCACCGAGCACGCCGTGCAGGAGAACGTCTACGCCGGCACGGCGATGACCCGCCGCGCGGCCTACATGTACGGTCTGGCGCTGGCCCGCGGACCGCAGGGACAGGTCGGCTGCGGTCTGGGCCAGGCCGGATCGACCGGCGAGGTGGCGCTCATCGTGCCAACCCTCGACATCCGGGAGACCGGTGAAACCCACACCATCGACGGTGTCGAGATCGAGTTCCAGATGGCACCCGGCACCGAGGCCCCCGCCGAGATGCATTTCTATTTCCCGAAGTTCCGCGCGCTGTGCATGGCCGAGAACGCCACTCACAACCTGCATAACCTGCTGACGCTGCGTGGTGCGCTGGTTCGCGATCCGCACGGCTGGTCCGGCTATCTGACCGAGGCCATCGACAGCTTCGCCGACCGTACCGACGTGGTGTTCGCCTCGCACCACTGGCCCACCTGGGGCCGCGACAACATCGTCGAATTCCTGTCCCTGCAGCGTGATCTCTACGCCTACCTGCATGATCAGACCCTGCGCCTGCTCAACCAGGGTTACACCGGGGTCGAGATCGCCGAGCAGTTCCAAATGCCGCCCGCGTTGGAGGCGGCATGGAACACCCACGGCTACTACGGCTCGGTGAACCACAACGTCAAGGCCGTCTACCAGCGGTACATGGGCTGGTTCGACGGCAACCCGGGCCGGTTGTGGCCGCACCCTCCTGAAGCCTTGGGTCCACGCTACGTCGAGGCCATCGGCGGCATCGACCGGGTCGTCGAGCTCGCTCGGGCCGCCGCTGATACGGGTGACTTCCGTTGGGCGGCAACACTGTTGGACCACGCGATCTTCACCGACGAGAACCACGCCGCGGCCCGGGAACTGTACTCCGACACCCTGGAACAGTTGGCCTACGGCGCGGAGAACGCGACCTGGCGAAACTTCTTCCTGTCGGGCGCGACCGAACTTCGGGAGGGCAATTTCGGTACCCCGACCCAGACCACATCGCCGACCGTTCTCGCGCAACTGACGCCCGAGCAGATGTTTGACACCTTCGCGATCAGTGTCAACGGTCCTCGTGCCTGGGACCTCGACATCGCCGTCGACATCGCGTTCGTCGACACCGGATCCAACTACCGGCTGACCCTGCGCAACGGCGTTCTGGTCTACCGCAAGGTGCCCGCCGACCAATCCACCGCTCAGGCGACGGTCACCCTGGCGAACAAGCTGCGGCTGCTGTCATTCGCTGCGGGCGACGCGACATCGCCGGGCCTCGAGACCACCGGTGACAGCGCTGTTTTGGTATCGCTGGTCGCTGTGCTGGACCGGCCGGACCCCGACTTCGACATCATCACGCCGTAG
- a CDS encoding phosphotransferase family protein: MTSLAGLDLDALDRHLRAEGIARSGELRAELISGGRSNLTFLITDDASKWVLRRPPLHGLTPSAHDVAREYRVVAALADTPVPVARAVTMSNDDSVLGAPFQMVENVDGHVVRSASELEALGDATVISNSVDALIRVLADLHAVDPEAVGLGDFGKPAGYLERQVRRWASQWDLVRLPDDPRDTDVKRLHQALAESVPARHRSSIVHGDYRIDNTILDTQDPTKVLAVLDWELSTLGDPLSDAALMCVYRDPMFNLILSMQAAWSSPLMPSADDLANRYSVQSGQELAHWDFYMALAYFKVAIIAAGIDFRHRQGSEALGSSSVGTAVAPAIAAGLAAMR; encoded by the coding sequence GTGACGTCTCTGGCAGGCCTCGACCTCGACGCCCTGGATCGCCATCTGCGTGCCGAGGGCATTGCCCGCAGCGGTGAGCTGCGCGCGGAGCTGATCTCCGGAGGCCGGTCCAATCTCACCTTCCTGATCACCGACGATGCGTCGAAGTGGGTGCTGCGGCGGCCGCCACTGCACGGGCTGACCCCGTCGGCTCACGACGTGGCTCGTGAATACCGGGTGGTGGCCGCGCTGGCCGACACCCCGGTGCCGGTGGCCCGCGCGGTGACGATGAGCAACGACGACTCGGTGCTGGGCGCCCCGTTCCAGATGGTCGAGAACGTCGACGGCCACGTCGTCCGCAGTGCTTCAGAGCTCGAAGCGCTCGGTGACGCGACGGTGATCAGCAACAGTGTCGATGCCCTGATTCGGGTACTGGCCGACTTGCACGCGGTAGATCCGGAGGCAGTCGGTCTCGGAGACTTCGGCAAGCCAGCCGGTTACCTGGAACGTCAGGTGCGACGGTGGGCTTCGCAGTGGGACCTGGTCCGGCTGCCCGACGACCCCCGCGACACCGACGTCAAACGACTGCACCAGGCGCTGGCCGAGTCGGTTCCTGCGCGGCACCGCAGCTCGATCGTGCACGGCGACTACCGCATCGACAACACCATTCTCGACACACAGGACCCGACCAAGGTTCTTGCGGTGCTCGACTGGGAACTGTCGACGCTCGGCGACCCGTTGTCCGACGCGGCGCTCATGTGCGTCTACCGGGACCCGATGTTCAATCTGATCCTGAGCATGCAAGCGGCGTGGAGTTCGCCGCTGATGCCGTCAGCCGATGATCTGGCCAACCGATATTCGGTGCAGTCGGGCCAGGAGCTGGCGCACTGGGACTTCTATATGGCGCTGGCCTACTTCAAGGTTGCCATCATCGCCGCGGGCATCGACTTCCGCCACCGTCAGGGTTCCGAGGCCCTGGGCAGCTCAAGCGTGGGCACGGCCGTTGCCCCGGCCATCGCGGCGGGGCTTGCCGCGATGCGCTGA
- a CDS encoding lipopolysaccharide assembly LapA domain-containing protein — protein MTSDLPASPDQPDQPTPTPDAPKSQPPAAPKLTRAGALWSALIVGFLILIVLLIFIAQNTDPVELAFLGWRWSLPKGVAILGAAVGGGLLTVAAGTARIFQLRRTAKKNLKAALSS, from the coding sequence ATGACCAGCGATCTGCCCGCATCGCCCGATCAACCGGACCAACCCACGCCGACGCCGGATGCGCCCAAGTCGCAGCCACCGGCAGCACCCAAGCTCACCCGCGCGGGTGCACTTTGGTCAGCGCTGATCGTGGGCTTCCTGATTCTGATCGTCCTGTTGATCTTCATCGCGCAGAACACCGACCCGGTCGAGCTGGCCTTCCTCGGCTGGCGGTGGTCGCTGCCCAAGGGCGTGGCCATCCTCGGCGCCGCGGTGGGCGGCGGCTTGCTGACGGTCGCCGCGGGCACTGCGCGGATCTTCCAGCTGCGCCGCACCGCGAAGAAGAATCTGAAGGCCGCGCTGAGCAGCTGA
- a CDS encoding ABC transporter permease yields the protein MNFLQQALSYIFTAANWTGPAGLAVRIVEHLQYTAVAVVFSVLIAVPVGLLIGHTGRGTFLVVTGVNALRALPTLGVLLLGVLLWGLGLVPPTVALMLLGIPPLLAGTYSGIANVDRAVVDAARSMGMTESRVLLRVEVPNALPLILGGLRTATLQVVATATVAAYASLGGLGRYLIDGIKVRQFHIALVGALMVTALALILDAALAFAVWLSMPGTGRWRRLPQPLIDDEVALESRPSAASRGSSGVGHEANGASHTVEE from the coding sequence ATGAACTTCCTGCAGCAGGCGCTGAGCTACATCTTCACCGCGGCAAACTGGACCGGCCCGGCCGGGTTGGCCGTCCGCATCGTCGAACACCTTCAGTACACGGCCGTCGCGGTGGTGTTCTCGGTTCTGATCGCAGTCCCGGTCGGATTGCTCATCGGACATACCGGTCGCGGCACCTTCCTGGTGGTCACCGGGGTCAACGCGCTGCGGGCGCTGCCCACGCTCGGCGTGCTGCTGCTCGGGGTGCTGCTGTGGGGGCTGGGCCTGGTTCCGCCGACAGTGGCCCTGATGCTGCTGGGCATTCCACCGCTGCTGGCCGGCACCTATTCCGGCATCGCCAATGTGGACCGGGCAGTGGTGGATGCCGCGAGATCGATGGGGATGACCGAGTCCCGGGTGTTGTTGCGGGTCGAGGTCCCCAATGCGCTGCCGCTGATCCTGGGCGGGCTGCGTACCGCGACGCTTCAGGTCGTCGCGACTGCGACGGTGGCGGCCTATGCCAGTCTCGGCGGGCTGGGCCGGTATCTCATCGACGGGATCAAGGTGCGCCAGTTCCACATCGCCCTCGTGGGTGCGCTCATGGTGACGGCGCTGGCGTTGATCCTCGATGCCGCGCTGGCGTTTGCGGTGTGGTTGTCGATGCCGGGTACAGGGCGCTGGCGCCGGCTGCCTCAGCCGTTGATCGACGACGAGGTGGCACTCGAATCGCGGCCCTCTGCCGCATCGCGCGGGAGTTCCGGAGTCGGCCACGAAGCCAATGGTGCGTCGCATACGGTAGAAGAGTGA
- a CDS encoding ABC transporter substrate-binding protein gives MQHRTLAVLAVLLALITPFFTACGSANPLGGGQISGDLKSIVVGSADFTESKIIAEIYAQALEANGFQVGRQFGIGSRETYVPAVQDHSIDLIPEYTGNLLQYFDKNTTATTSDAVLIGLFKALPGDLSILYPAPAEDKDTLAVSAETAQRWNLKTIADLAAHSAEVKVGAPSEFQTRQTGLVGLKDKYGLDIAPANFVAISDGGGPATVQALTSGAITAANIFSTSPAIDQHHLVVLEDPKNTFLAANVVPLVASQKMSDELKTVLDAVSAKLTTESLIALNTAVEGNSGVDPDQAAAKWIKDNGFDEPVQGR, from the coding sequence ATGCAGCATCGAACCCTGGCAGTGCTCGCGGTTCTGCTCGCTCTGATAACACCCTTTTTCACCGCGTGCGGCAGTGCGAATCCGCTGGGCGGCGGACAGATCTCCGGTGACCTGAAGTCGATCGTCGTCGGGTCGGCAGACTTCACGGAATCGAAGATCATCGCCGAGATATATGCCCAGGCCCTGGAAGCCAACGGTTTTCAGGTCGGCAGGCAGTTCGGCATCGGCAGCCGGGAAACATACGTACCTGCGGTACAGGACCACTCGATCGATCTGATCCCCGAGTACACCGGGAACCTACTGCAGTACTTCGACAAGAACACCACCGCGACAACGTCCGACGCCGTACTGATCGGCCTGTTCAAGGCATTGCCCGGCGATTTGTCGATCCTGTATCCGGCGCCCGCCGAAGACAAGGACACCCTCGCGGTCAGCGCCGAGACCGCCCAGCGCTGGAACCTGAAGACCATTGCCGATCTGGCCGCACATTCGGCAGAGGTGAAAGTCGGCGCACCATCGGAGTTTCAGACGCGGCAGACCGGCCTGGTGGGCCTGAAGGACAAGTACGGGCTGGACATCGCGCCCGCCAATTTCGTCGCGATCAGCGACGGCGGTGGTCCCGCCACGGTGCAGGCGCTGACCAGCGGTGCCATCACGGCCGCCAATATTTTCAGCACCTCGCCTGCCATCGACCAGCACCACCTGGTGGTGCTGGAGGATCCGAAGAACACGTTCCTGGCCGCCAACGTCGTACCGCTGGTGGCCTCGCAGAAGATGTCCGATGAGCTCAAGACGGTGCTCGACGCGGTATCGGCCAAGCTCACCACCGAATCCCTCATCGCGCTGAATACCGCGGTCGAGGGCAACTCCGGGGTTGACCCGGACCAGGCGGCCGCAAAGTGGATCAAGGACAACGGATTCGACGAACCCGTGCAGGGCAGGTGA
- a CDS encoding tRNA adenosine deaminase-associated protein — MGAQRAPADLPDGFGVAVVRENGKWRCASMRPASLNSLTAAETELRELRSSGCVFGLLDIDDEFFVIVRPAPAGTRLLLSDATAALDYDIAAEVLETLDAEIDADDLDDADPFEEGDLGLLSDVGLPEAVLSVILDETDLYADEQLGRIAREMGFADELSAVLDRLNR; from the coding sequence ATGGGAGCACAGCGTGCGCCGGCGGATCTGCCCGACGGCTTCGGCGTAGCAGTTGTCCGCGAGAACGGCAAATGGCGATGTGCGTCGATGCGCCCGGCGTCACTGAACAGCCTGACCGCCGCGGAGACCGAGTTGCGGGAACTGCGCAGCTCGGGGTGCGTGTTCGGGCTGCTGGACATCGACGATGAGTTCTTCGTCATCGTGCGGCCTGCACCCGCTGGAACCCGGCTGCTGCTGTCGGATGCCACCGCGGCGCTGGATTACGACATCGCTGCCGAGGTGCTCGAGACGCTCGACGCCGAGATCGACGCCGATGATCTCGACGACGCCGATCCCTTCGAGGAAGGTGACCTGGGGCTGCTCTCCGATGTGGGGCTGCCCGAGGCCGTGCTCAGTGTCATTCTCGACGAGACGGACCTGTATGCCGACGAACAGCTCGGCCGCATCGCCAGAGAGATGGGCTTCGCCGACGAACTATCGGCGGTGCTCGATCGACTCAATCGGTGA
- a CDS encoding prephenate dehydrogenase, whose translation MTNTPVCVVGLGLIGGSLMRAAAAAGREVFGYNRSVDVVQAARFDGFDASDNLNETLRRAVDRDALIVLAVPMPALPLMLGHIRDIAPTCPLTDVISVKGAVLQQVQKFGLLNRFVGGHPMAGTADSGWAAGNSGMFVGAPWVVSVDDHVDAEVWTQVTKLALDCHAVVVPACSEEHDAAAAAISHLPHLFAETLALNAAEVPLAFALAAGSFRDGTRVAATAPDLVRAMCEANAAQLLPALEQGIEVLKQARDSLATTGSLADLVEGGHSARMRYANFVRPEIVTTVVGAENWRTELAAAGRAGGVIRSALPVLGSRE comes from the coding sequence GTGACAAACACACCCGTATGTGTGGTGGGACTCGGACTCATCGGTGGCTCACTGATGCGGGCAGCGGCGGCCGCGGGCCGCGAAGTGTTCGGTTACAACCGTTCGGTCGACGTGGTCCAGGCGGCCCGGTTCGACGGATTCGACGCCAGTGACAATCTCAACGAGACCCTGCGCCGGGCCGTCGACCGCGACGCGCTGATCGTGCTCGCAGTGCCCATGCCTGCCCTACCGCTCATGTTGGGCCACATCCGCGACATCGCCCCGACCTGCCCGCTGACCGATGTGATCAGCGTCAAAGGTGCTGTGCTGCAACAGGTTCAGAAGTTCGGCCTGCTGAACCGATTCGTCGGCGGGCATCCGATGGCGGGCACGGCGGACTCGGGCTGGGCCGCGGGCAACTCCGGGATGTTCGTCGGCGCGCCGTGGGTGGTCAGTGTTGACGACCACGTCGACGCCGAGGTGTGGACGCAGGTGACCAAGCTGGCGCTGGATTGTCACGCCGTGGTGGTCCCGGCCTGCTCCGAGGAGCACGACGCGGCGGCGGCCGCCATCTCCCATCTTCCCCATCTGTTCGCCGAGACACTGGCCTTGAACGCGGCTGAGGTACCGCTGGCGTTTGCCCTGGCCGCCGGTTCATTCCGGGACGGCACTCGCGTTGCGGCGACCGCGCCCGATCTGGTGCGCGCCATGTGCGAGGCCAACGCCGCACAGCTGCTTCCGGCTCTGGAGCAGGGCATCGAGGTGCTCAAGCAGGCCCGGGACAGCCTCGCCACCACGGGCTCGCTGGCCGACCTGGTCGAAGGTGGCCATTCCGCCCGGATGCGCTACGCCAACTTCGTCCGCCCCGAGATCGTCACCACCGTCGTCGGCGCGGAGAACTGGCGGACCGAGCTGGCCGCCGCGGGCCGGGCCGGCGGGGTGATCAGATCCGCTCTGCCAGTCCTGGGTAGTCGAGAATAA
- a CDS encoding histidine phosphatase family protein, whose translation MQLLLVRHALPMRSEPGQGSDPHLSEAGVEQANRLPAALARFPVSRLVSSPQLRAVQTAEPVAAALGLTVDVDDRLAEYDRDMSHYVPIEEIAKENPEELARLTGGHLPSTVDEEAFSARISAAFEDLVAAGDHRQTVAVFSHGGVINVLLHQILGTERLLSFHVDYASVTRLLSSRSGKLAVASVNGTEHVWDLLPRNSRW comes from the coding sequence GTGCAACTGCTTCTGGTCCGCCACGCGCTGCCCATGCGCAGCGAACCCGGTCAAGGGTCCGACCCGCACCTGTCGGAGGCCGGGGTCGAGCAGGCCAACCGGCTGCCTGCCGCGCTGGCTCGCTTCCCGGTCTCCCGGCTGGTGAGCAGCCCGCAGCTGCGCGCGGTGCAGACTGCCGAGCCGGTCGCTGCCGCGCTCGGGCTGACAGTCGACGTCGATGACCGGCTGGCCGAATACGACCGGGACATGTCGCACTATGTGCCGATCGAGGAGATCGCCAAGGAGAACCCCGAGGAGCTGGCCCGGCTCACCGGCGGGCACCTGCCCAGCACTGTGGACGAGGAAGCCTTCTCCGCCCGCATCAGTGCGGCTTTCGAGGACCTGGTGGCTGCGGGCGATCACAGGCAGACGGTCGCGGTGTTCAGCCACGGCGGGGTGATCAATGTGCTGCTGCATCAAATTCTGGGCACCGAACGGCTGTTGTCCTTCCACGTCGATTACGCCTCGGTCACCCGGCTGCTCTCGTCGCGCTCGGGCAAGCTGGCGGTCGCATCGGTCAATGGCACCGAGCATGTATGGGATCTGCTGCCTCGTAACTCACGGTGGTAA